A region from the Candidatus Tenderia electrophaga genome encodes:
- a CDS encoding methionine aminopeptidase — protein MAVKIKTPEEIEKMRVAGRLAAEVLQMIRPHVQPGVTTEELDRLCHDYIVNEQQAIPAPLNYHGFPKSICTSVNHQVCHGIPGQKVLKSGDIVNIDVTVIKDHYHGDTSKMFFVGEPSILARRVCQISHECLKLGIEMVKPGVKLGDIGHAIQQYAEQNSFSVVREYCGHGIGAEFHEDPQVLHYGRPDTGLSLKPGMIFTIEPMVNAGRREVKLLPDKWTVVTKDRSLSAQWEHTILVTEDGHEVLTQLAGDAL, from the coding sequence ATGGCCGTCAAGATAAAAACCCCGGAAGAAATAGAGAAAATGCGCGTCGCCGGCCGCCTGGCGGCCGAGGTGCTGCAGATGATCCGCCCCCATGTGCAGCCCGGTGTCACCACCGAGGAACTGGACCGGCTATGCCATGACTATATCGTCAATGAGCAGCAGGCGATTCCGGCGCCGTTGAATTATCACGGTTTTCCCAAGTCCATCTGCACCTCGGTGAATCACCAGGTCTGTCACGGCATTCCGGGCCAAAAGGTGCTCAAGAGCGGTGACATCGTCAACATCGACGTCACCGTCATCAAGGACCACTATCACGGCGACACCAGCAAAATGTTTTTCGTCGGCGAGCCCTCCATCCTGGCGCGCCGGGTCTGCCAGATCAGCCACGAGTGCCTGAAATTGGGCATCGAAATGGTCAAACCGGGCGTCAAGCTGGGAGACATCGGCCATGCCATCCAGCAATACGCGGAACAGAACAGTTTTTCCGTGGTGCGCGAATATTGCGGTCACGGCATCGGCGCCGAATTCCACGAAGACCCCCAGGTGCTGCACTACGGCAGGCCCGACACCGGCCTGAGCCTGAAACCAGGGATGATCTTCACCATCGAACCCATGGTCAACGCCGGCCGCCGCGAGGTCAAGCTGCTGCCGGACAAATGGACCGTGGTGACCAAGGACCGCAGCCTGTCGGCGCAGTGGGAGCATACCATCCTGGTGACCGAAGACGGTCATGAAGTCCTGACGCAACTGGCCGGCGACGCACTTTAG
- a CDS encoding 30S ribosomal protein S2 gives MSNVSMRQMLEAGVHFGHQTRYWNPKMGPYIFGDRNKIHIINLEKTLPLFNDAMNYVGSLAAKKGKILFVGTKRAAQDIVREEATRCDMPYVNHRWLGGMLTNFKTIKQSIKRLKELEAMEQDGRMERFNKKEALGYRREMEKLERSLGGIKNMATLPDAIFVIDSGHEKIAISEAHTLGIPVVGVIDTNNDPRAVDYMIPGNDDSARAIALYARGLADAVITGRASVVSGGADEFVEVDDLEEAAVKTTVKQPKKTAAGQDEAGKSAQA, from the coding sequence ATGTCTAACGTTTCTATGCGTCAAATGCTGGAGGCCGGTGTTCACTTCGGCCACCAGACCCGTTACTGGAACCCGAAGATGGGTCCCTACATCTTCGGCGATCGCAACAAGATCCACATCATCAATCTGGAAAAGACCCTGCCGCTGTTCAACGATGCCATGAACTACGTCGGCAGCCTGGCGGCCAAGAAGGGTAAAATCCTGTTCGTCGGCACCAAGCGCGCCGCCCAGGACATCGTCCGTGAAGAGGCCACCCGTTGCGACATGCCCTATGTCAACCACCGCTGGTTGGGTGGCATGCTGACCAACTTCAAGACCATCAAGCAATCCATCAAGCGCCTCAAGGAGCTGGAGGCCATGGAGCAGGACGGCCGCATGGAGCGCTTTAATAAGAAAGAGGCGCTGGGCTATCGCCGCGAGATGGAAAAGCTGGAGCGCAGCCTGGGTGGCATCAAGAACATGGCCACCCTGCCCGATGCGATCTTCGTCATCGATTCCGGCCACGAAAAGATCGCCATCAGCGAGGCGCACACCCTGGGCATTCCGGTGGTCGGCGTTATCGACACCAACAACGATCCCCGCGCGGTGGATTACATGATCCCCGGCAATGACGACTCAGCCCGCGCCATTGCCCTGTACGCGCGCGGCCTGGCCGACGCCGTGATCACCGGCCGCGCCTCCGTGGTCAGCGGCGGTGCTGACGAATTCGTCGAAGTCGACGATCTGGAAGAAGCGGCCGTGAAGACCACCGTCAAGCAGCCGAAGAAGACCGCGGCGGGGCAGGACGAAGCAGGTAAATCGGCTCAGGCCTAA
- a CDS encoding elongation factor Ts: protein MAITAALVKELRERTGAGMMECKKTLVETDGDIDAAIELMRKSGMAKADKKAGRVAAEGIIAMARGADAKQAVLVEVNCETDFVAKGDDFTAFADKVARRALDAGVDSAEALSQTAIEDGGATVEEARKELIAKIGENISVRRVSRVESGGVVGAYLHGSRIGVLVAVEGGDEALARDIAMHVAASKPVCVSADEVPADVIDKEKEIFSAQAAESGKPADIIEKMVSGRINKYLKEITLLGQPFVKDPDQTVEKLLAAKGAKVTGFVRLEVGEGIEKKEEDFVAEVMAQAKGA from the coding sequence ATGGCAATTACAGCAGCCCTGGTGAAAGAACTGCGCGAACGTACCGGCGCAGGCATGATGGAATGTAAAAAGACATTGGTGGAAACCGACGGCGACATCGATGCGGCGATCGAGTTGATGCGTAAAAGCGGTATGGCCAAGGCGGATAAGAAGGCCGGCCGGGTCGCCGCCGAGGGCATTATCGCCATGGCGCGCGGCGCCGACGCCAAGCAGGCGGTGCTGGTGGAAGTGAATTGCGAAACCGACTTTGTCGCCAAGGGTGATGATTTCACCGCCTTCGCCGACAAGGTCGCACGCCGCGCCCTGGACGCCGGTGTCGATAGCGCCGAAGCACTGTCGCAAACCGCCATCGAAGACGGCGGCGCCACGGTGGAAGAGGCGCGCAAGGAACTGATCGCCAAGATCGGTGAAAACATCTCCGTGCGCCGCGTCAGCCGGGTCGAGTCGGGCGGCGTGGTGGGCGCGTATCTGCACGGCAGCCGCATCGGCGTCCTGGTCGCCGTCGAGGGCGGTGATGAGGCGCTGGCGCGCGACATCGCCATGCACGTGGCCGCCAGCAAGCCTGTCTGCGTAAGCGCCGATGAGGTGCCCGCCGACGTCATCGACAAGGAAAAGGAGATCTTTTCCGCTCAGGCGGCCGAAAGCGGCAAGCCCGCCGACATCATCGAGAAGATGGTCTCCGGCCGCATCAACAAGTACCTGAAGGAGATCACCCTGCTGGGTCAACCCTTCGTCAAGGATCCCGACCAGACCGTCGAGAAACTGCTTGCCGCCAAGGGCGCCAAGGTCACCGGCTTTGTGCGCCTCGAGGTGGGTGAAGGTATTGAGAAGAAGGAAGAGGATTTCGTCGCCGAAGTCATGGCTCAAGCCAAGGGAGCCTGA
- a CDS encoding uridylate kinase, which yields MVKAPKYKRILLKLSGEALMGEGQYGIDPDTIKRIAEEVEGLVKAGIEVGMVIGGGNIFRGAGLAEAGMDRVTGDHMGMLATVINALAMQDALEHRGIYARVMSAIKINQICEDYIRRRAVRHLEKGRVVIFAAGTGNPFFTTDSAASLRAVEIGADLLIKATKVDGVYTADPVKDASAQRYRTLDFDQVLDQRLAVMDATAIVMCRDYKMPLCVLNINKPGALMNALLGNEEGTFVR from the coding sequence GTGGTAAAAGCTCCGAAGTACAAGCGCATCCTGCTAAAGCTCAGCGGCGAGGCCCTGATGGGTGAGGGTCAATACGGAATTGACCCTGATACCATCAAACGTATCGCGGAAGAAGTGGAGGGCCTGGTCAAGGCCGGTATCGAGGTCGGTATGGTGATCGGCGGCGGCAATATTTTCCGCGGCGCCGGACTGGCCGAGGCGGGCATGGATCGGGTTACCGGCGACCACATGGGTATGTTGGCCACGGTCATCAATGCCCTGGCCATGCAAGACGCCCTTGAGCATCGCGGCATTTACGCCCGTGTCATGTCGGCCATCAAGATCAACCAGATCTGCGAGGACTATATCCGTCGGCGCGCCGTGCGTCATCTGGAAAAGGGGCGCGTGGTGATCTTCGCCGCGGGTACCGGCAATCCGTTCTTCACCACCGATTCCGCCGCCAGTCTGCGTGCGGTGGAGATCGGTGCCGACCTGCTGATCAAGGCCACCAAGGTGGATGGGGTGTATACCGCGGATCCGGTCAAGGACGCGTCGGCGCAACGTTATAGGACGCTGGATTTCGACCAGGTCTTGGATCAGCGCCTGGCGGTTATGGATGCCACCGCGATCGTGATGTGTCGCGACTACAAAATGCCCCTGTGTGTATTGAATATCAACAAACCCGGTGCCCTGATGAATGCCTTGTTGGGGAATGAAGAGGGCACTTTCGTTCGGTAA
- a CDS encoding ribosome-recycling factor, with amino-acid sequence MIEEIKKDAATRMGKSIEALKSEFSKIRTGRAHTSLLDHVKVDYYGNEVPLNQAATVSVSDARTLTVQPWEKSMVPVVEKAILNSDLGLNPSTSGETIRVPLPMLTEERRKEMIRVVRNEAEGARVAVRNIRRDANNDIKELLKEKEITEDESHRGEEEIQKITDKNIADIEQLLAVKEKDLMEI; translated from the coding sequence ATGATTGAAGAAATTAAGAAGGATGCCGCGACGCGGATGGGAAAAAGCATCGAGGCCCTGAAAAGCGAATTTTCCAAGATCAGAACGGGCCGCGCCCACACCAGTCTGCTGGATCACGTCAAGGTGGACTACTACGGCAACGAAGTGCCGCTCAATCAGGCGGCGACGGTGTCGGTTTCCGACGCCCGCACATTGACCGTGCAGCCCTGGGAAAAGAGCATGGTGCCGGTGGTGGAAAAGGCCATCCTCAACTCCGACTTGGGCCTGAACCCGTCCACCTCCGGTGAAACGATTCGCGTGCCCCTGCCCATGCTCACCGAAGAGCGGCGCAAGGAGATGATTCGCGTGGTCCGCAACGAAGCCGAAGGCGCGCGCGTGGCGGTGCGCAATATCCGTCGTGACGCCAACAACGACATCAAAGAGTTGTTGAAGGAAAAAGAGATTACCGAGGACGAGTCACACCGCGGTGAAGAAGAGATTCAAAAAATCACCGACAAGAACATTGCCGACATAGAACAGTTACTGGCAGTCAAAGAAAAAGATCTCATGGAGATCTAG
- a CDS encoding 1-deoxy-D-xylulose 5-phosphate reductoisomerase encodes MIGVTVLGSTGSIGVSTLDVIARHDDRYRVVALSANSDADRMAAQCREFQPDYAVMADEAAAEALALQLQQTGLETEVLAGEEGLVKVASLAETDCVMAAIVGAAGLLPALAAARAGKRILLANKEALVVSGQIFMDAVRENGAVLLPVDSEHNAVFQCMPPGYSGDMLHDGVRRILLTASGGPFRSVDLAELEAVTPDQACAHPTWVMGRKISVDSATMMNKGLEVIEARWLFNAEPERIQVVIHPQSVIHSLVEYVDGSVLAQLGSPDMRTPIANALAWPERIAAGVNQLDLFEVARLDFEAPDFARFPCLRLAYEALERGGSASAVLNAANEVAVAAFLDGRLKFTAIAAVVEQTLNALPPAAADSLEQVLDADREARAFAGRLIN; translated from the coding sequence ATGATCGGCGTTACCGTACTCGGATCCACCGGCTCCATCGGCGTCAGCACCCTGGATGTGATCGCGCGCCATGACGATCGCTATCGTGTTGTGGCCCTGAGCGCCAACAGCGACGCCGACCGAATGGCGGCGCAATGCCGTGAATTCCAGCCGGATTACGCGGTGATGGCCGATGAGGCGGCCGCCGAGGCCTTGGCGCTGCAGTTGCAGCAGACCGGCCTGGAGACCGAGGTGCTGGCCGGTGAAGAGGGGCTGGTCAAGGTGGCGAGCTTGGCCGAGACCGATTGCGTCATGGCCGCCATTGTCGGTGCCGCCGGGCTGTTGCCGGCATTGGCGGCGGCGCGTGCCGGCAAGCGTATCCTGTTGGCGAATAAAGAGGCGTTGGTGGTCTCGGGCCAGATCTTCATGGACGCGGTGCGTGAGAATGGCGCCGTGTTGTTGCCGGTGGATAGCGAGCATAATGCCGTGTTCCAGTGTATGCCGCCCGGTTACAGCGGCGATATGCTTCACGACGGTGTGCGGCGCATTTTGCTGACCGCGTCCGGCGGTCCGTTTCGCAGTGTCGATCTGGCCGAGCTCGAGGCCGTGACACCGGACCAGGCCTGCGCCCATCCCACGTGGGTGATGGGACGCAAGATCTCGGTGGATTCGGCCACCATGATGAACAAGGGCCTGGAGGTGATCGAGGCGCGTTGGTTATTCAACGCCGAACCGGAGCGGATTCAGGTGGTCATACACCCGCAGAGTGTGATCCATTCGCTGGTGGAATACGTGGACGGCTCGGTGCTGGCGCAGTTGGGCAGTCCCGACATGCGTACACCGATCGCCAATGCCCTGGCCTGGCCCGAGCGCATTGCCGCCGGCGTCAATCAGCTGGACCTGTTCGAAGTGGCGCGCTTGGACTTTGAGGCGCCCGACTTCGCGCGTTTCCCTTGTCTGCGCCTGGCCTACGAGGCCTTGGAGCGGGGCGGCAGCGCCTCGGCGGTATTGAACGCCGCCAATGAAGTGGCCGTTGCCGCCTTCCTCGACGGCCGTCTCAAGTTCACCGCCATCGCCGCCGTGGTGGAGCAGACATTGAATGCATTGCCGCCTGCTGCGGCGGATTCCTTGGAGCAGGTGCTGGATGCCGATCGCGAAGCGCGCGCATTCGCCGGGCGCTTGATTAATTAA
- a CDS encoding RIP metalloprotease RseP: MGTILSSVFFFIVALGILVTVHEFGHFWVARKAGVKVLRFSVGFGKPLWSKTAGPDQIEYVIAAIPLGGYVRMLDEREGEVAPHELHRAFNRQPLGKRFAVVLAGPLFNFILAIIAYWLIFVLGVTGMKPIVGTVAEDSIAAQGGMQAGDRIVAVGGRETPTWSVVVVSMLEHALDSGEVVMRVAPAQSDAETQRVIRFDKIPEDLNRGGLLDFIGIRPYRPLIPALIGKLAPNGAAERAGLEVGDRVVAADGEAIKDWEQWVDYVRARPEQTINVGVERDGERINLDLTPARVEGDVGKIGAGVRLQELPEELKSEVRYGPAEALLSATVKTWDMSILTLRMLGKMVTGDVSLSNLSGPLSIARYAGYSASAGFVSFLTFLAVVSISLGVLNLLPVPMLDGGHLMYYIVEFFKGSPVSDAAQITGQKIGIALLLGMMLLAFYNDILRFFVS; this comes from the coding sequence ATGGGCACAATTTTATCGTCAGTCTTTTTCTTCATCGTCGCGCTCGGCATCCTGGTCACGGTGCATGAATTCGGCCATTTCTGGGTGGCCCGCAAAGCGGGCGTCAAGGTGCTCCGTTTTTCCGTCGGCTTCGGCAAACCGCTGTGGAGCAAGACCGCCGGTCCGGATCAGATCGAATACGTGATCGCCGCCATTCCCCTGGGGGGGTATGTGCGCATGCTGGATGAACGCGAAGGCGAAGTGGCGCCGCATGAACTGCATCGCGCCTTCAATCGCCAACCCCTGGGCAAACGCTTCGCCGTGGTGCTGGCCGGACCGTTGTTCAATTTCATTCTGGCCATCATCGCCTACTGGCTGATTTTCGTGTTGGGCGTCACCGGCATGAAGCCCATCGTTGGGACAGTTGCTGAAGATTCCATCGCCGCCCAGGGCGGCATGCAGGCCGGTGATCGAATCGTCGCCGTCGGCGGCCGCGAGACGCCCACTTGGTCGGTGGTGGTGGTGTCCATGTTGGAGCATGCCCTGGACAGCGGTGAGGTGGTTATGCGGGTAGCGCCGGCGCAGAGCGACGCCGAGACCCAACGGGTAATCCGCTTCGACAAGATCCCGGAAGACCTGAATCGCGGCGGGCTGCTGGACTTTATCGGCATTCGTCCCTATCGTCCGTTGATTCCCGCCTTGATCGGTAAGTTGGCGCCCAACGGGGCGGCGGAGCGCGCCGGGCTTGAGGTGGGTGACAGAGTGGTCGCCGCCGACGGGGAGGCGATCAAGGATTGGGAGCAATGGGTGGATTATGTGCGCGCCCGTCCCGAACAGACGATAAATGTCGGCGTCGAACGCGACGGCGAACGGATTAATCTGGATTTGACCCCGGCCCGCGTCGAAGGGGATGTGGGCAAGATCGGTGCCGGCGTGCGGCTGCAGGAGTTGCCCGAGGAGTTGAAGTCCGAGGTGCGTTACGGTCCGGCCGAGGCGCTATTGAGCGCGACGGTGAAGACCTGGGATATGTCCATTCTGACCTTGCGCATGCTGGGCAAGATGGTGACCGGCGATGTCTCCCTGTCTAACCTCAGCGGTCCGTTGAGTATCGCGCGTTACGCCGGCTATTCCGCCAGCGCCGGTTTTGTCTCTTTCTTAACCTTTCTGGCGGTGGTCAGCATCAGCCTGGGGGTGTTGAATTTATTGCCCGTGCCCATGCTCGACGGCGGCCATTTAATGTACTACATAGTCGAGTTTTTCAAGGGCAGTCCGGTATCAGATGCGGCCCAGATCACGGGCCAGAAGATCGGTATTGCTTTGCTGTTAGGGATGATGTTGCTTGCCTTTTATAACGATATTCTTCGGTTCTTTGTCAGTTAA
- a CDS encoding outer membrane protein assembly factor BamA, producing the protein MSVKAAMRRALTLLLMCLALAWTSLAAAFEEFSVDDIKVQGLQRISEGTVFNYLPVEIGDRIGEATTQQIISALYKTGFFKDVVLLRDADTLIVKVQERPSIASITISGNNELGTEDLQEGLKKAGLVEGRILDASLLDRIKQDLQRQYFVRGYYAVEIETVVDETGENQVDVTINIQEGEVALIRKINIIGAEAFAEEELLDEFELGIPAFYAVFSDRDQYSRQKLSADIETLKSYYLDRGYINFNVESTQVTITPEKKAVFITLNIHEGEQFTIESIELAGDLIVPREELQALVDLQPGDVFSRREVNAVSSAITERLGNEGYAFANVNAIPEIDNENREVALTFFVDPGKRVYVRRINITGNEKTEDEVIRREFRQMEGAWVSTSKLNRSQVRVQRLSYLDQVTLETPMVPNSSDQVDVNMSVTERPSGSLMLGVGYSGGEGMLFNASVSQENFLGTGKRVSTEVNTSAANKIYSFSHTNPYYTLDGVSRSVRLSYRKTDAAEANLANYIANVWGGSITYGIPMSEYDTLRLGVGYDNTEIETTVFTPPSYIDFLAANSDDFDVYKLSLGWTHDTRNKTVFATQGVVQSLTTDVALPAGGLTFYKVTSKTRWFHPLSKRYTASLELELNHGDSYGDTTELPFFERFYAGGAHSVRGYRANTLGPRENDVNLGGDFRVVGSAELIFPPPFSEQNSTVRMSVFWDIGSVFDEINKYESSELRQSAGVSLIWLSPIGPLSFSLARPLNDEPGDRTEPFQFTLGTLF; encoded by the coding sequence TTGTCAGTTAAAGCCGCAATGAGACGAGCGCTAACCTTGTTGTTGATGTGTCTTGCCCTCGCTTGGACGAGTCTTGCCGCCGCTTTTGAAGAGTTTTCGGTCGACGACATCAAGGTGCAAGGGCTGCAGCGCATCAGCGAAGGGACGGTATTCAATTATCTGCCGGTCGAGATCGGCGATCGCATCGGCGAAGCCACCACCCAGCAGATCATTTCGGCCCTGTATAAGACCGGTTTTTTCAAGGATGTGGTGCTGCTGCGCGACGCCGATACCCTGATCGTCAAGGTGCAGGAACGTCCTTCCATCGCCTCCATTACCATCAGCGGCAACAACGAGTTGGGCACTGAGGATTTGCAGGAAGGCCTGAAAAAGGCCGGCTTGGTGGAAGGGCGGATTCTGGACGCCTCGCTGCTGGACCGGATCAAGCAGGACCTGCAACGCCAATATTTCGTGCGCGGCTACTATGCCGTGGAGATCGAGACCGTGGTCGACGAGACCGGTGAAAACCAGGTCGACGTCACCATCAATATTCAAGAAGGCGAAGTGGCCCTGATTCGAAAGATCAATATCATCGGCGCCGAGGCCTTTGCCGAAGAAGAATTGCTGGATGAGTTTGAGCTTGGTATCCCCGCCTTTTATGCCGTGTTCAGCGACCGCGATCAATACTCGCGCCAGAAACTGTCGGCCGATATCGAGACCCTCAAGTCGTATTACCTGGACCGCGGCTATATCAACTTCAATGTCGAGTCCACCCAGGTCACTATCACACCGGAAAAGAAGGCCGTGTTTATCACCCTCAATATTCATGAGGGGGAACAATTTACTATCGAGTCCATTGAGCTGGCCGGTGATCTGATCGTGCCCCGTGAGGAATTGCAGGCGCTGGTCGACCTGCAGCCCGGCGACGTGTTTTCGCGCCGTGAAGTGAATGCCGTCAGCAGCGCCATCACCGAGCGCCTCGGCAATGAGGGTTACGCCTTTGCCAACGTGAATGCCATACCCGAGATCGATAACGAAAATCGGGAGGTGGCCCTGACCTTTTTTGTCGACCCCGGTAAGCGTGTTTATGTGCGGCGCATCAATATCACCGGTAACGAAAAGACTGAAGACGAGGTCATCCGGCGCGAATTCCGGCAAATGGAAGGGGCGTGGGTGTCGACCAGCAAACTGAATCGTTCACAGGTGCGCGTGCAACGCTTGAGCTATCTGGATCAGGTGACCCTGGAAACACCCATGGTGCCGAACAGCAGCGATCAGGTTGACGTCAATATGTCGGTCACCGAACGGCCGTCGGGCAGCTTGATGCTGGGCGTGGGGTATTCCGGGGGTGAAGGGATGCTGTTCAATGCCAGTGTCAGCCAGGAGAACTTTCTCGGCACCGGCAAGCGCGTCAGCACCGAGGTCAATACCAGCGCGGCCAACAAGATCTACAGTTTTTCCCATACCAATCCCTATTACACCCTGGACGGTGTGAGTCGCAGTGTGCGCCTGTCCTATCGCAAGACCGATGCCGCCGAGGCCAACCTGGCCAACTACATCGCCAATGTCTGGGGTGGTTCCATAACCTACGGGATTCCCATGTCGGAATACGATACGCTACGTCTCGGCGTCGGCTATGACAACACCGAGATCGAAACGACTGTGTTTACGCCACCGTCGTATATCGATTTTCTGGCCGCCAACAGTGATGATTTCGATGTCTACAAGCTGAGTCTGGGCTGGACTCACGATACCCGCAACAAGACCGTCTTCGCCACGCAAGGGGTGGTGCAGTCGCTGACCACGGACGTGGCCCTGCCCGCCGGTGGATTGACCTTCTACAAGGTGACGTCCAAGACGCGCTGGTTCCATCCGCTGTCCAAGCGCTACACCGCCTCTTTGGAGTTGGAGCTGAATCACGGCGACAGCTACGGTGACACCACCGAACTGCCGTTTTTTGAGCGTTTTTACGCCGGCGGCGCCCATTCGGTGCGAGGCTATCGCGCCAATACGCTGGGGCCGCGCGAGAATGATGTAAACTTGGGGGGTGATTTTCGCGTGGTCGGCAGCGCCGAGCTGATTTTCCCGCCACCGTTTTCCGAACAGAACAGCACGGTCCGTATGAGTGTGTTCTGGGACATCGGTAGTGTCTTCGACGAGATCAACAAGTACGAAAGTTCGGAGTTGCGACAATCCGCCGGCGTGTCGCTGATTTGGTTGTCACCCATTGGGCCGTTATCATTCAGTTTGGCCAGACCTTTGAATGATGAGCCCGGAGACAGAACTGAGCCGTTCCAGTTCACCTTGGGCACACTCTTTTAA
- a CDS encoding UDP-3-O-(3-hydroxymyristoyl)glucosamine N-acyltransferase, translating into MTLAEIAARLACELHGDGACLIRGVATLQNATPGQIAFLANRRYRRHLATTRASAVILAADDLDACPVSALVSENPYLVYARVTALLNPPAPVPNGCHPSAVIEPGCHIDPSAAIGAHCVIGANVTIGAAAVIGPGCVIGCGAAIGDATRLTANVSIGDGVSIGRRCLVQPGAVIGSDGFGYAQDKAAWVKVPQLGGVVVGDDVEIGANTTIDRGALEDTVIEDGVILDNQIQIAHNVRIGAHTAIAGATAIAGSTRIGKRCQIGGAVGIVGHLEIVDDVYITAMSLVTGNIRRPGLYSSGTPLADNKEWRRNAARFGQLDDMARRLKALEKKLEDN; encoded by the coding sequence ATGACCCTGGCTGAAATCGCAGCGCGCTTAGCGTGCGAGCTGCACGGCGACGGCGCGTGTCTGATCCGCGGCGTCGCGACCCTGCAAAACGCCACGCCGGGCCAGATCGCGTTTCTCGCCAACCGCCGTTACCGCCGTCATCTGGCGACCACCCGGGCCAGCGCCGTCATCCTCGCCGCGGACGATCTGGACGCCTGCCCGGTGAGCGCCTTGGTCTCCGAGAACCCGTATCTCGTGTATGCGCGGGTGACGGCCTTGCTGAATCCGCCCGCGCCGGTGCCGAACGGTTGCCATCCCTCCGCCGTCATTGAACCCGGCTGTCACATAGACCCCAGTGCCGCCATCGGCGCCCACTGTGTTATCGGTGCCAATGTCACCATTGGCGCCGCTGCGGTGATTGGTCCGGGTTGTGTCATCGGCTGTGGCGCTGCCATCGGCGACGCTACCCGGCTGACGGCCAATGTGTCCATCGGCGACGGTGTCAGCATCGGCCGCCGGTGCTTGGTGCAGCCCGGCGCGGTGATCGGCAGCGACGGCTTCGGCTATGCCCAGGATAAGGCCGCCTGGGTTAAGGTGCCGCAGCTGGGCGGCGTGGTGGTCGGCGATGACGTGGAGATCGGCGCCAACACCACCATCGATCGCGGCGCCCTGGAGGATACGGTGATCGAGGACGGTGTGATCCTGGACAATCAGATCCAGATCGCCCACAACGTGCGTATCGGCGCCCACACCGCCATCGCCGGCGCCACCGCCATCGCCGGCAGCACCCGCATCGGCAAGCGTTGCCAGATCGGCGGCGCGGTGGGCATCGTCGGCCATCTGGAGATCGTGGACGATGTCTACATTACCGCTATGAGTCTGGTCACTGGTAATATTAGACGGCCCGGCCTGTATTCCTCCGGGACCCCGCTGGCCGACAATAAGGAATGGCGCCGCAATGCCGCCCGCTTCGGCCAGCTAGACGACATGGCCCGCCGGCTCAAGGCCCTGGAAAAAAAGCTTGAAGATAACTGA
- a CDS encoding beta-hydroxyacyl-ACP dehydratase, which produces MQEGNDSLNSMDIYEVLKHLPHRYPFLLVDRVIDYKVNDYLTAIKNVSYNEPCFPGHFPHRPVMPGVLILEALAQATGILAYKSTAQTPTEKSLYYFVGIDKARFKQPVVPGDQLTLEVKLTRTLRGIWKFDGLACVDGKVVCEAELMCAERDV; this is translated from the coding sequence ATGCAAGAAGGTAATGACTCATTGAACAGCATGGATATTTATGAGGTGCTCAAGCACCTGCCGCACCGTTATCCCTTTCTGCTGGTAGACCGGGTTATCGACTACAAGGTGAACGACTATCTCACCGCCATCAAAAATGTCTCCTACAACGAACCTTGTTTCCCCGGCCATTTTCCCCATCGGCCGGTGATGCCGGGAGTATTGATTCTCGAAGCCTTGGCCCAGGCCACCGGTATTCTGGCCTATAAGTCCACCGCCCAGACGCCGACGGAAAAGTCGCTGTACTATTTCGTCGGTATCGACAAGGCGCGCTTTAAGCAGCCCGTGGTGCCCGGCGATCAGCTTACCCTGGAGGTGAAGCTGACGCGCACCCTGCGCGGCATTTGGAAATTCGACGGCCTCGCCTGTGTCGACGGCAAGGTGGTGTGCGAGGCTGAATTGATGTGCGCTGAAAGGGATGTGTAG